In Gammaproteobacteria bacterium, the following are encoded in one genomic region:
- a CDS encoding O-antigen ligase family protein, producing the protein MEPSAEASPRQDTLFRLTALLLIVAPLFRAGNRPLPLMLLEFFALAVILLAFWSPTHERRLSPGIRWSLLVLFLFPLLYLIPLPEFLWQALPGRGIYTDLLAGAGGGDGAGWRPASLVPMNTETAWLALLPPIAVFLATMRFDTTALKSLVHLLFAVAAFQAALGLIQFGAGPDSVFYLGNPMGGNATGTYPNRNHLAGLLEMVFPISLALTVASVGLGGSRNARRGRWRQRLDFFSTGRGHRAFAYGALTLLFLLTIVFTRSRSGIVLSMLGIFISIFAFSRRLGGDNIYGTAGTVVAASIGLAAIIGLAPVLDRFSAIDTVENARIRIFASSIDGIGEFFPVGSGPGNYPETYPRFEPPALAGGKLVNHAHNDYLEWLFEGGLLAGAIIAVFIVIYLRQWSQVWTRGAWGTFRFIQVGAGIGILLMLLHGLTDFNQRIPANMIYLAFLSALFLSPEKDKGRIKQKKHHHHHTHHAQSPTPQESPATPPPADANIRNPFMD; encoded by the coding sequence ATGGAACCCTCGGCGGAAGCCTCACCGCGACAAGACACCCTGTTCAGGCTGACCGCGCTGCTGCTCATCGTGGCACCGCTTTTTCGCGCCGGCAACCGCCCACTCCCGTTGATGCTGCTGGAGTTCTTTGCGCTGGCCGTCATCCTTCTCGCCTTCTGGAGTCCGACGCACGAACGCAGGTTATCGCCCGGCATCCGCTGGTCCCTGCTGGTGCTGTTTCTGTTTCCCCTGCTTTACCTGATCCCGCTACCCGAATTCCTGTGGCAGGCGCTGCCCGGAAGAGGCATCTATACGGACCTTCTAGCCGGCGCCGGTGGCGGCGACGGCGCGGGCTGGCGCCCGGCAAGTCTGGTCCCCATGAATACGGAAACCGCGTGGCTCGCACTGCTGCCCCCAATCGCCGTGTTCCTCGCGACGATGCGGTTCGACACCACGGCGCTCAAGTCCCTGGTACATCTGCTGTTCGCCGTTGCCGCGTTTCAGGCAGCCCTGGGGCTCATTCAGTTCGGCGCCGGACCGGACAGTGTGTTCTACCTCGGCAACCCCATGGGGGGCAACGCGACCGGCACCTACCCGAACCGCAACCATCTCGCGGGTTTGCTGGAAATGGTTTTCCCGATCAGTCTGGCACTCACCGTGGCAAGCGTGGGTCTGGGCGGCTCGCGAAACGCGCGTCGCGGCCGCTGGCGTCAGCGCCTGGATTTCTTTTCGACCGGCCGGGGACACCGGGCATTCGCCTACGGCGCGCTGACCCTGCTTTTTCTGCTGACGATCGTCTTTACGCGCTCACGCAGCGGCATCGTGCTGTCGATGCTGGGGATCTTCATCTCCATCTTTGCGTTTTCACGCCGACTGGGTGGAGACAATATTTACGGGACGGCGGGGACGGTCGTCGCCGCCAGCATCGGGCTCGCGGCGATTATCGGTCTGGCACCGGTCCTCGACCGCTTCTCCGCGATCGACACGGTCGAGAATGCCCGCATCCGGATCTTCGCGAGCAGCATCGACGGAATCGGCGAGTTCTTCCCCGTCGGCAGCGGCCCGGGCAACTACCCCGAGACCTACCCGCGCTTCGAGCCCCCCGCACTGGCTGGTGGCAAACTCGTCAACCACGCCCACAACGACTACCTGGAATGGCTGTTCGAGGGCGGATTGCTGGCCGGGGCCATTATCGCCGTTTTCATCGTGATCTACCTGCGCCAGTGGTCACAGGTCTGGACGCGAGGCGCGTGGGGCACATTCCGGTTCATCCAGGTCGGCGCAGGCATCGGTATCCTGCTGATGCTCCTGCACGGCCTCACCGACTTCAACCAGCGCATCCCCGCCAACATGATCTATCTCGCCTTCCTCTCGGCGCTATTCCTCAGCCCCGAGAAGGACAAGGGCCGGATCAAACAAAAGAAGCACCACCATCACCACACACACCACGCCCAAAGTCCCACCCCGCAAGAGTCCCCGGCCACACCCCCGCCGGCAGACGCAAACATCCGTAATCCATTTATGGATTGA